The segment GCGCCGAACACCGCCATGGTGATCATCGCCGCCGTCAGCGTCATGCCCTGCAAATTGATCCAGCCGTCGCTGAAAATGGCGGCGATGCCAATCAGCCCGCCCGCGATGATGGCCCGATGCGGCGTCTGGAAGCGGGACAGCTTCGCAAGGCCAGCGGGAAGGTAGCCCGCGCGCGCCAGGGCGAAAAACTGACGCGAGTAGCCCAGAATAATGCCGTGGAAGCTGGCAATCAGCCCAAACAGGCCAATCCACACCAGCATATGCATCCAGCCCGAATGCTCGCCCACCACCATTTTCATCGCCTGCGGCAGCGGATCGTTAATGTCTGAAAGCCTGCGCCAGTCACCCGCGCCGCCTGCCATCAGCATCACGCCCACGGCCAGTACCACCAGCGTCAGGATCCCGCCGATATAAGCGCGCGGGATTGTCCGCTTCGGATCTCTGGCCTCTTCGGCGGCCATCGCGGCGCCTTCAATCGCCAGGAAAAACCAGATCGCGAACGGAATGGCGGCAAAAATTCCGGACACGGCGGTCATACCGGGATGATCGCTGCCCGCCCAGCCGTGGGCGACGAAATTCGCCATGCTGAAACCGGGAGCCACCACGCCCATAAAGACCAGCAGCTCCATCACCGCCAGCACGGTCACCACCAGTTCAAACATCGCTGCCAGCTTGACGCCCAGGATATTCAGCAGCATAAACAGAATATAGGCACCCACGGCGGCATATTTGGGATTAAGGTGCGGATACTGCACGTTAAGGTAAGCCCCGATCGCCATGGCAATGGCCGGGGGTGCGAAAACAAACTCTACCAGCGTCGCCATACCTGCAATCAGCCCGCCGGTTTCACCAAAGGCGCGGCGACTGTAGGCAAAGGGGCCGCCAGCATGAGGAATCGCCGTGGAAAGCTCAGTAAAACTGAATATAAAGCAGGTATAGAGGGTGGCGACCAGCAGAGTCGTGACTAGGAAGCCCAGCGTCCCCGCTACGCCCCAGCCATAGCTCCAGCCAAAATACTCGCCGGAGATAACCAGACCTACCGCAATCCCCCACAGATGTATGGTGCCCAGGGTGGGCTTTAACGTGCTTGTCATACCGATATCCCCGTCAGAAGCGTGTCTGTCGATAATGCCGTCGGGAGCGGTGAATAAACTTGACGCTGCCGTGATCAATTTTGTGCTCTGAGGTCAACTCCCTGCCGCCTAAAACGCCGGATGCACGCTAAAGTCAAAAGAGTGTCGTCCGTCGTCAAGCCTGTCCGATTTCAGGTTGCCATGCTGGTCTCACCACGCCGGATAACCCACACCCATCTACAGGGGAGCCACATTATGACAGCCAGGCAATCTGAACATCTTGATAACAGCGCGCTGATGGCGCTGGCCCGACGGGCGATTAGCCTTTATCCCTTTGCCAGAGAGGGGAAGCTGAGCCTGCTGTGCCGCTCTGAAAATGCCACCTTTTTGCTGGAGGTCGCCGGGACGCGCTACGCCCTGCGTCTGCATCGCGGCGACTATCACCAGCGTGGCGATATTGAGAGCGAGCTGAACTGGCTGGATGCCCTGCGCGAAACCGGGATTGTTGTACCCCAGGCCGTGCCGGATGAAACAGGGCAGCGCGTGCAGTCGCTGCCGCTTGCTGACGGAGGCGAACGCCATGCGGTGTTATTTCACTGGATCGACGGCGAGATGCCCGGGACCGATGTCGATCCCCGAGCCTTCCAGCAGCTGGGAGAGATTACGGCCCGACTGCATCAGCACAGCAGGCGCTGGCAAAAGCCAGCCGGCTTCCAGCGCATTATCTGGGATCACCAGACGATGGTCAGCCCACAAAGCCACTGGGGTGACTGGAAAGACGCGCCCGGCCTGCGCGTGACCGATCATCAAACGGTACAGCAGGCCATCACGCAGGCGGGAAACGCGCTGGAGCGTTTCGGTAAGGCGGGATCGCGCTACGGACTGATCCACGCCGATCTGCGCCTGACTAATCTGCTGCTCCATAAGGGTGAAACGCGGGTGATCGATTTTGACGACTGCGGCTTTGGCTGGTATCTCCACGATCTGGCGGCGGCGATCAGCTTTGTTGAGCATCATCCCCGCGCGGCCCAGTGGGTGGATCACTGGATAACCGGCTATGAGCGGGCAGGGCACATCAGCGATGAAGAGATGGCGCTGGTGCCGACGCTGCTGATCCAGCGACGGATCCAGCTGCTGGCCTGGGTAGGATCCCATGCGGAGACCGAAATGGCCCTAAGCCTGGGGCCGCAGTGGGCAGATCACAGCGTGCGCCTGTGCCGACGCTATCTGGAAACCGATGCACTGCCCGTTGGCGCATGAGGGCAGGCCCTGGTTGGGCGTGGGCAGAGGCTGACAGCCGGGGGACGGGGAAAGTGCAGCTAATGCTGCCGTATAGCTGGTTGCTGAGTGAAACGCTGCTGCCTGCGTTGCTGATGCACTGCTGGTGGGCAGAAGCCGCGCCAGGGCAGTGCCGCCCCCGATGGGGAGCGGCGTAAACGACTGTTTTCCCGTAGTCTGCGCATTGGTACGATAATTGCTGCACCCTCAGTATGTTCCCAACGCTGAGGCGATGATGATGGAAAGTGGCCTGATTAAACAGCCCGCCGTGATGAAAGCGCTGAACGCCAGCGAGGTATGCAACCGGGGCGTGCTGGCCGCCGCCGCCAGCGGCCTGAGCGAATTTATCAGCGAGAAGGGGGGCGACGCCGACCGTATCTTTGGCATGAGCGGCATTGACCCTGAACAGCTGGCCAGCCCGACGCTTAGCCTGGGCTTAGTTAACTACTGTCGGGTGATGGAAGAGGCCGCGCGCGCCTCGGGGTTTGACAACTTTGGTCTGCACTATGGCAAACAGTTTAAGCCACAGTCGCTGGGGCTGATAGGCTACGTGGGACTCTGCTCCGCGACCCTGGAGCAGGCGCTGCATAATGTGGTGAATGCCTTTCCCTATCATCAGCATAATACGCTGACCCGTCTGGTGGATAAGGGCGACTGCTGGCGTCTGGACTATCAGGTACGCCACGGCGCGATACTCTGCCGCCGTCAGGATGCCGAGCTGACGCTGGGCATGTTCCTGAATCTGATCCGCCACGTTGCCGGTAAGCACTGGGCACCGCGTGAAGTGCATTTTGAGCATCCCCGTCCTGGGCAGTGGCATGAACACTGCAAAGTGTTTGATGCACCGGTCTGGTTTGATCAACCCTATAACTCGCTGCTGATCGCCAAACAAGATCTCACCCGGTCGATGCCGGACAGCGATCCGATGCTGCTAACGGTGATGCAGGATGCGATTCGCCGTCTGAACCGTGCCACACCGCAGCAGAGCCTTGCCGATCGCGCCCGTACCCAGGTTCATCTGCTGCTGCTGAAGGGAGAACCGGTACTGGAGGACGTCGCCGGGAAGCTGGGCATGTCCAGCTGGTCGCTACAGCGGCGGCTGCGTGAAGAGGGTTTAACCTTTAGCGCGCTGGTGGACAAAGTGCGGTGTGAAATGGCGACGCATTATCTTCAGCAGCGGCAGCTACCGATTTCTGAAATGGCGCTGCTGCTGGGGTACTCCGAAGTCAGCGCCTTCTCCCGTGCCTTTCGCCGCTGGTTTGGCATCAGCCCCCGCCAGTGGCGTCAGGATGAGCTGGCCAGCTAAATAGCGCTCTCAGGCAGTGCAATCCGCGTACGTAGCAACGTGGAGCGGTATTACGCACAGCTTAGCGAGACAGGATCCAGGAGCCGCAGCATTCGCGCAGCCGGCCAGGCGAGCACGCGACAACGTATGATACCTGCGCGGTCAGCCATCCCGGCGGTCGTATTCATCAGCGCGGCGCGATTGTGACAATGTTTTTGCCTGACAGGGCGGGCGGCGGTGGCGGCAGGTTGCCGTTACTGCTGACCAGGCTCCAGGCTTTCAGGCAGAGCGCTTCGTCGCCAGCGGTGCTTAGCACGCTATAACGGTGGTTTTTGCCATACTCTACTTCCAGCGTGCATTGACGGCCTTTATAGCGGGCGGCTTCGGGAAACTCAGACTGGATCCCTTCACGCATAATGTAGCTGTACACGCATGCATCCTGTGGAATGCTGCTGCGGGTTGCACAGATTTTCTTTCCCTGAGCCTGCCAGTCTGCCAGCGACGATCTGTCTTTTGGCGCTGACTGACATCCCGCCAGCAGCAGCAACATACCCGCCATTCCCGCCGCGATAAGTGCGGACCGGTTCCCGTTTGATGCCATTTTTCACCCTGATAGCAAAATTTCGATGTTACCCATCAGTTTACCGCGTTAGCGAGGGGCTGACAGGGGAATCCGCGGCTGTCGGGGAATTTACAGATTATTCGCGGGTCGCACCGGGAGGATGCACGATGAACAGGATGCAGGATCGCCCGGTATGATTGCGATCCTGATGAAAAGAAGGATCGCGCCAGGAGCGATCCTTTACCGGACATGCGCCGTCAGTTACAGGTGCTTATTGAACCAGTCGAGCTGGACCTGGATAACGCTGTCAAAATGCGCGCCGCTGTAGATGTCATAATGGCGGGCGTTTTCTTCACAATAAAACTGCTTATCGGTCGCTTTTACCGCGTTATACAAGCCCTGCCCCTGAGCGGCAGGATTAACGTTATCCTTGCCGGCCACCACGACCAGCGTCGGGCAGGTGACGCGCGCGGCGTTTTCCGCGGGTTTATACTGAAGCGTTTCCCGGACGGTGAGAAAGGGGATCTTGATATCCATCGCCGGATAGCGCGTCTTATTCTGCTCGAAAAATGCCTTTGATTCCTCATCGCTTAGCACGCGCGTGATGTTAACGAACATCTCTTTACCCGTAGCGCGCTTTTTATCTGCCATTTTCGTTAGCGTGGCGATAAACCCTTCCTTCTCCTCCGGCGACATGTGCCCGGTAACGATATCCTCGCCGTCGGCAAAAGCCAGCTGGCTGACAATACAGCGGATATCGGCGTTATCCGCCGCCGCGCCAAATACGTGGCAGCCGCCGAAGGAGGTGCCCCACAGGCCGATACGCTGATTGTTAAAGAAAGGATGTTGTTTCACCCAGTCGGTAACCGTAAGAATATCTTCGATCTGCATGGCGGGCTCAAGACGCCCACGCTCGCCTGCACTGGCCCCAAAGCCCCGGTAGTCAAAGGTTACGGTGCAAAATCCTGCCCGGGTAAAAGCTTCAGCAAAGGGCGGTAACAGGATCTCCTGAATGCCGCAAAAGCCGTGGCAGAGGATAATGACCGGCAGATTACCCAGCGTAGAGAGGGGTTTCCTGAGCGTCAGGGCAATGCCGTTGTCGAGCTGATGACTGATGGTTTCCATGGTTTACTTCTCCTTAAGTGAACGCTTTCTGACCCGCCTCCGCAATATTAATGCGAGGGGGTTTCCAGCTTACTGTAGCCCAGCCCGTTCATTTTACGTACTTTTATCTGAACGGGAATACGTTCTTTCATCGCCTCGACGTGGCTTATCACGCCAATGGTCTTACCGCTGGCATTTAGCGCATCCAGCGCATCCAGCGCCGTGTCGAGGGTTTGCGCATCCAGGGTGCCAAAGCCTTCGTCGAGAAACAGCGACTCAATGCGCGTTTTGTGGCTGACCAGATCGGAGAGCGCCAGCGCCAGCGCCAGGCTCACCAGGAAGCTCTCTCCGCCGGAAAGGGTGCGGGTGTCGCGCAGGGCGTCGGCCTGCCAGGTATCCACCACCTGTAGCTCCAGCGCTTCACCTGCCTTGCGTTGTAGCATGTAGCGTCCGTGCAGACGGTTAAGCTGGTTATTTGCCAGCCATACCAGGTGATCCAACGTCAGCCCCTGGGCGAAGCGGCGGAATTTGTCGCCGCCGCTGGAGCCAATAAGGTCATTGAGGCAGCCCCAGTCTTCAACCTGGCGTTCGCTGACGGCGATTTCATTCAGCATCGCCTGCTGCTGCTGTCGGCGGGCCGCGTCGCTGTTGAGCTGCTGACGCGCTTCACCCTGGCGCTGGGCATTTTCCCGCAGCGCCCGCGCCGTGTCGTCGACCGCGCCCGGCAGGCTGCTGGCATCCTCTGGAAACGCCTCCGGCCGGGTCTCCAGCCACAGCGCCAGGTTTTTCTCTGCCTGTTGCAGCAGGGTGGCGGTCTGTTGTAGCCGTGCCTGATGCTGTTTATGCTGGATCTGCAACCGCTGGATATGCTCTTCGTCCAGCAGGGCGGCAGTAAACTCAGCTTCGTCGCTAAAAGGGCTGGCCGCCAGCGCCGTATTAAAGGCCTGCTCCCGCTGTGCCAGGCGTTCGGCCAGCGTAGATAACTGCTCAGTCAGTGAATTATGCTGTCCGGTCAGGGTATTTAACTGGTTTTGCTGCTGCTGCCACTGTTGTTGCAGAACCTGACAGGCTTCCGCTCGCAGCGTTGACGTAAGTCTGAGCTGCTGTTGCACCTCCGCCGTCTGCTGCTCGCCGAAGGCACGGTGACGCTGCTGTTTGACTTCAGTCAGCTCGGCAGTTTTTGCCTGAAGGCGCTTTTCCAGCCCCTCCAGGCTGGCCTGCCTGTCATCGATGGCTTCGGTCAGCGCCTGCTGCTGGGTAGCCAGCGCGGCCAGCTCAGGGCCAAGGTGAGTTAGCGCCTGCTCCGCCTGTTGCCACTGCTGCCATTCCTCTTCGCGGCGTGTTAACCAGCGTTGATGCTCGCCGTTTTCTGGCGGCGTTAGCCCACATTTACTGAGCGA is part of the Erwinia sp. HDF1-3R genome and harbors:
- the eat gene encoding ethanolamine permease: MTSTLKPTLGTIHLWGIAVGLVISGEYFGWSYGWGVAGTLGFLVTTLLVATLYTCFIFSFTELSTAIPHAGGPFAYSRRAFGETGGLIAGMATLVEFVFAPPAIAMAIGAYLNVQYPHLNPKYAAVGAYILFMLLNILGVKLAAMFELVVTVLAVMELLVFMGVVAPGFSMANFVAHGWAGSDHPGMTAVSGIFAAIPFAIWFFLAIEGAAMAAEEARDPKRTIPRAYIGGILTLVVLAVGVMLMAGGAGDWRRLSDINDPLPQAMKMVVGEHSGWMHMLVWIGLFGLIASFHGIILGYSRQFFALARAGYLPAGLAKLSRFQTPHRAIIAGGLIGIAAIFSDGWINLQGMTLTAAMITMAVFGAIVMYVMSMLSLFRLRRTAPELERSFRAPGYPIVPGIALVLALVCLVAMLWFNPVIGGLFVAFMAVGYLYFLMTKKQRDRAPRDAMLFGE
- a CDS encoding phosphotransferase, giving the protein MTARQSEHLDNSALMALARRAISLYPFAREGKLSLLCRSENATFLLEVAGTRYALRLHRGDYHQRGDIESELNWLDALRETGIVVPQAVPDETGQRVQSLPLADGGERHAVLFHWIDGEMPGTDVDPRAFQQLGEITARLHQHSRRWQKPAGFQRIIWDHQTMVSPQSHWGDWKDAPGLRVTDHQTVQQAITQAGNALERFGKAGSRYGLIHADLRLTNLLLHKGETRVIDFDDCGFGWYLHDLAAAISFVEHHPRAAQWVDHWITGYERAGHISDEEMALVPTLLIQRRIQLLAWVGSHAETEMALSLGPQWADHSVRLCRRYLETDALPVGA
- a CDS encoding AraC family transcriptional regulator codes for the protein MKALNASEVCNRGVLAAAASGLSEFISEKGGDADRIFGMSGIDPEQLASPTLSLGLVNYCRVMEEAARASGFDNFGLHYGKQFKPQSLGLIGYVGLCSATLEQALHNVVNAFPYHQHNTLTRLVDKGDCWRLDYQVRHGAILCRRQDAELTLGMFLNLIRHVAGKHWAPREVHFEHPRPGQWHEHCKVFDAPVWFDQPYNSLLIAKQDLTRSMPDSDPMLLTVMQDAIRRLNRATPQQSLADRARTQVHLLLLKGEPVLEDVAGKLGMSSWSLQRRLREEGLTFSALVDKVRCEMATHYLQQRQLPISEMALLLGYSEVSAFSRAFRRWFGISPRQWRQDELAS
- a CDS encoding cell envelope integrity TolA C-terminal domain-containing protein, which translates into the protein MASNGNRSALIAAGMAGMLLLLAGCQSAPKDRSSLADWQAQGKKICATRSSIPQDACVYSYIMREGIQSEFPEAARYKGRQCTLEVEYGKNHRYSVLSTAGDEALCLKAWSLVSSNGNLPPPPPALSGKNIVTIAPR
- a CDS encoding alpha/beta fold hydrolase, producing the protein METISHQLDNGIALTLRKPLSTLGNLPVIILCHGFCGIQEILLPPFAEAFTRAGFCTVTFDYRGFGASAGERGRLEPAMQIEDILTVTDWVKQHPFFNNQRIGLWGTSFGGCHVFGAAADNADIRCIVSQLAFADGEDIVTGHMSPEEKEGFIATLTKMADKKRATGKEMFVNITRVLSDEESKAFFEQNKTRYPAMDIKIPFLTVRETLQYKPAENAARVTCPTLVVVAGKDNVNPAAQGQGLYNAVKATDKQFYCEENARHYDIYSGAHFDSVIQVQLDWFNKHL